One genomic segment of Ancylobacter sp. IITR112 includes these proteins:
- a CDS encoding cation:proton antiporter — MLSLFQLLAGLLTVTAVFAWLNHRILRLPGNIGLLAMGLGASLALIGVEFLFPRTPIYAALAQSLQQIDFYEAVMHGMLAFLLFAGALHVDIERLRRRALVVGALATLGVGLSTVVIASGLWLVTGLLGIPVTFPWALVFGALIAPTDPVAVLSTLRSVDVPEKLETDMTGEALFNDGIAVVLFTITLQMATGSTGDVGAGHVVRLLLVEAGGGALLGLATGFIAYHGLRAIDDYSIEVMISLALVTGTYALADALHMSGPISVVVAGVLIGNRGAAYAMSDLTKRYVFGFWTLLDDILNAVLFLLIGLEVLVLRFEASAVWLGLIAIPLVVMGRFLSVAASVTLLARWQSFARGTIAVLTWGGVRGGISVALALSLTDTPARAPLLAATYGVVLFTILVQGLTLSRVVSRVALVRKNETAPGQPPLGSP, encoded by the coding sequence ATGCTCTCGCTTTTCCAACTGCTTGCCGGGCTGCTGACGGTCACCGCCGTCTTTGCCTGGCTCAACCACCGCATCCTTCGGCTGCCGGGAAATATCGGGCTGCTGGCCATGGGGCTGGGCGCCTCCCTGGCGCTGATCGGCGTCGAGTTCCTGTTTCCCCGGACGCCGATTTATGCGGCGCTGGCCCAGAGCCTGCAGCAGATCGACTTCTATGAAGCGGTGATGCACGGCATGCTGGCCTTCCTGCTCTTCGCCGGGGCGCTGCATGTCGACATCGAGCGGCTGCGGCGGAGAGCGCTCGTCGTCGGCGCCCTCGCCACGCTCGGCGTCGGCCTCTCCACCGTGGTGATCGCCAGCGGCCTGTGGCTGGTGACGGGCCTGCTCGGCATTCCCGTCACCTTCCCGTGGGCGCTGGTGTTCGGGGCGCTGATCGCGCCGACCGATCCGGTCGCGGTGCTCTCGACTCTGCGCTCGGTGGACGTGCCCGAGAAACTCGAAACCGACATGACTGGCGAGGCCCTGTTCAATGACGGCATCGCCGTGGTGCTGTTCACGATCACCTTGCAGATGGCCACGGGCAGTACAGGCGATGTTGGCGCGGGACATGTCGTCCGGCTGCTTCTGGTGGAAGCGGGAGGCGGCGCGCTGCTCGGCCTGGCGACGGGCTTCATCGCCTATCACGGGCTCCGGGCCATCGACGATTATTCGATCGAGGTGATGATCTCGCTCGCTCTCGTCACCGGCACTTACGCGCTGGCCGACGCGCTGCACATGAGCGGTCCGATCTCCGTCGTTGTCGCTGGCGTTCTCATCGGCAACCGCGGCGCGGCCTATGCCATGAGCGATCTCACCAAGCGCTATGTCTTCGGCTTCTGGACGCTGCTCGACGATATTCTCAATGCCGTCCTGTTCCTGCTGATCGGGCTGGAAGTGCTGGTGCTCCGCTTCGAGGCCAGCGCGGTGTGGCTCGGCCTCATCGCCATCCCTCTCGTCGTCATGGGTCGTTTCCTGTCGGTGGCGGCTTCGGTCACGCTGCTGGCGCGCTGGCAGTCCTTCGCCCGCGGCACCATCGCGGTTCTCACCTGGGGCGGCGTGCGCGGCGGCATTTCCGTCGCACTGGCCCTGTCGCTGACCGACACGCCCGCCCGCGCGCCGCTGCTGGCGGCAACCTATGGCGTCGTCCTGTTCACGATTCTCGTTCAGGGGCTCACGCTGAGCCGGGTGGTGTCGCGCGTAGCCTTGGTCAGAAAGAACGAAACCGCGCCCGGCCAGCCGCCACTGGGATCACCCTAG
- a CDS encoding winged helix-turn-helix domain-containing tetratricopeptide repeat protein translates to MKYQFADCVLDLDRRELTRGTQTVAVGPQVFDLLVHLVENHERVVSKDGLLDAVWNGRIVSESTLTSHINAVRKAIGDSGAEQRLVRTVARKGFRFVGDIRPVGTPEASREATMMPETAIPATAVTAQKPSIAVMPFQNLSGDPEQDYFADGVAEEIITALSRVRWLFVIARNSSFAYRGRPFDVKQISRELGVTYVLEGSVRKAADRIRLTGQLVNASTNGYLWADRFEGALDDIFTLQDRISSNVVGAIAPQMELAEIERARRKPTENLSAYDCYLRGLAHLHRGGRESIEGALPLFRKAIELDGEFAPPYAMASWGYFWRKINGWTTDPVQETAEGIGFARRAVELGRDDAVVLARAGHALSHLAGEFDSGISLLDRALFLNPNLAPAWFLGGFLRVWHGNPEEAIEYFQRAMRLSPVDPELYRMQAGIAMAHLFAGRFEAASLWADQAQRNLPSFLMAVAIGAASQALSGRTEDARRTMDRLRELSPALRLSNLKEWLPIRRQEDLDLFAEGLRKAGLPDQ, encoded by the coding sequence TTGAAGTACCAATTTGCAGACTGCGTGCTCGACCTCGACCGCCGGGAGCTGACCCGGGGGACGCAGACGGTCGCCGTCGGTCCGCAAGTCTTCGATCTGCTGGTCCATCTCGTCGAGAACCACGAACGGGTGGTGAGCAAGGACGGCCTGCTTGATGCGGTCTGGAACGGCCGCATCGTGTCGGAATCGACGCTCACCAGTCACATCAACGCCGTGCGCAAGGCGATCGGCGACAGCGGCGCCGAGCAGCGCCTCGTGCGCACTGTCGCGCGCAAGGGTTTCCGCTTCGTCGGCGACATCAGGCCGGTGGGGACACCGGAGGCGTCGCGAGAAGCCACGATGATGCCGGAGACCGCTATCCCGGCAACGGCCGTGACGGCGCAGAAACCCTCCATCGCCGTCATGCCGTTCCAGAATCTCAGCGGAGATCCGGAACAGGACTATTTCGCCGATGGCGTGGCGGAGGAGATCATCACCGCGCTGTCGCGCGTGCGCTGGCTGTTCGTCATCGCGCGCAATTCCAGTTTCGCCTATCGCGGCCGCCCTTTCGACGTGAAGCAGATCAGCCGGGAGCTGGGCGTCACTTACGTTCTCGAAGGCAGCGTACGCAAAGCGGCCGACCGCATCCGCCTCACCGGCCAGCTCGTCAATGCCAGCACCAATGGCTATCTCTGGGCCGACCGCTTCGAGGGCGCTCTCGACGATATCTTCACGCTGCAGGACCGCATCTCCAGCAATGTCGTCGGCGCCATCGCCCCGCAGATGGAATTGGCGGAGATCGAGCGCGCGCGGCGCAAACCCACCGAGAATCTGAGCGCCTATGACTGCTATCTGCGCGGCCTCGCCCATCTCCACCGAGGCGGACGGGAATCTATCGAGGGGGCGTTGCCGCTGTTCCGCAAGGCGATCGAGCTCGATGGGGAATTCGCGCCGCCTTACGCAATGGCCTCCTGGGGCTATTTCTGGCGCAAGATCAATGGCTGGACGACCGATCCGGTGCAGGAGACGGCCGAAGGCATAGGTTTCGCCCGCCGCGCCGTGGAGCTTGGACGGGACGACGCGGTGGTGCTGGCGAGGGCCGGCCATGCGCTCTCCCATCTTGCGGGCGAGTTCGACAGCGGCATCAGTCTTCTGGACCGGGCGCTGTTCCTCAATCCCAACCTGGCGCCGGCCTGGTTCCTCGGTGGCTTCCTGCGGGTCTGGCACGGCAACCCGGAAGAAGCGATCGAGTATTTCCAGCGTGCCATGCGCCTGAGCCCGGTCGATCCCGAGCTCTACCGGATGCAGGCCGGGATCGCGATGGCGCATCTTTTCGCCGGCCGTTTTGAGGCGGCGTCGCTATGGGCGGACCAGGCCCAACGGAACCTGCCGAGCTTCCTCATGGCCGTGGCGATCGGCGCAGCCAGCCAGGCGCTGTCGGGCCGTACCGAGGACGCCCGCCGGACCATGGATCGGCTGCGCGAGCTCAGCCCCGCTCTGCGTCTCTCCAACCTGAAGGAATGGCTACCGATCCGGCGGCAGGAGGACCTTGACCTGTTTGCTGAAGGGCTGCGGAAAGCCGGCCTTCCCGATCAGTGA
- a CDS encoding helix-turn-helix transcriptional regulator, translated as MDETILRVPSLEDLFRTSEPTEGQPWTASRSAADEMARALGTTPRRIVTELSGSSIAHWTHGELHDIVEPMKDHVIMTYMGTMQRLERRSGKILASGTARPGVVTIIPSGSSSRWDIGGEVNVLQLYLPHAILERVAAEADASGAAPLLERTGHLDPTTSRLLMSAADVLDGSEALDALFRQQLTELLATRLLSVHTGAPASHQPALGGLAPAALRRAIERLRSDSDADLSLAELAADAHLSRFHFCRAFKQSTGLSPHAWLRQHRLAQAMTMLRDTDEPVISIAVALGYGSQSAFAAAFRRLIGETPSEWRRRAR; from the coding sequence ATGGACGAGACCATCCTGCGCGTGCCCTCGCTAGAGGATCTGTTCCGCACTTCCGAGCCCACGGAGGGACAGCCGTGGACCGCCTCCCGGTCGGCGGCAGACGAGATGGCGCGCGCCCTCGGCACCACGCCGCGACGCATCGTCACCGAGCTTTCCGGCAGCTCCATTGCCCATTGGACGCACGGCGAGCTGCACGACATCGTCGAGCCGATGAAGGACCATGTCATCATGACCTACATGGGCACGATGCAGCGCCTGGAGCGACGGTCGGGGAAGATCCTGGCGTCCGGAACGGCGCGGCCGGGCGTGGTGACGATCATTCCGTCCGGCTCCAGCTCGCGCTGGGATATTGGCGGCGAGGTCAATGTGCTCCAGCTTTACCTGCCGCACGCCATCCTCGAGCGCGTTGCCGCCGAGGCCGATGCATCGGGAGCGGCGCCGCTGCTAGAGCGCACCGGGCACCTCGACCCGACGACATCCCGCTTGCTGATGAGCGCGGCGGACGTCCTCGACGGCAGCGAGGCCCTCGACGCCCTATTCCGGCAGCAGCTCACCGAGCTTCTGGCGACGCGGCTACTGTCCGTACATACCGGCGCTCCGGCCAGCCATCAGCCGGCATTGGGAGGGCTGGCGCCGGCAGCGCTGCGCCGTGCTATCGAGCGCCTGCGCTCGGACAGCGACGCCGATCTGTCGCTTGCCGAGCTCGCCGCTGATGCGCACCTGTCACGCTTCCATTTCTGCCGCGCCTTCAAGCAGAGCACCGGTCTGTCGCCACATGCCTGGTTGCGCCAGCACCGGCTGGCGCAGGCGATGACGATGCTGCGCGACACCGACGAGCCGGTCATCTCGATCGCGGTGGCGTTGGGCTATGGCTCGCAATCCGCTTTCGCCGCCGCATTCAGGCGCCTGATCGGCGAGACGCCAAGCGAATGGCGCCGCCGCGCACGTTAG
- a CDS encoding alpha/beta fold hydrolase: MRTVTTKDGVQIFYKDWGPRTGQPIFFHHGWPLSSDDWDAQMLAFVGRGYRVIAHDRRGHGRSSQVSEGHDMDHYAADVAAVVEHLDLRNVVHVGHSTGGGEAARYVARHGKGRVARLVLISAVPPLMVKTSANPGGLPIEVFDGLRAKLTANRSQFYLDFASGPFFGYNRPGAEPSQAVIWNWWRQAMMGGAKAQYDGIRAFSETDFTDDLTRITVPTLVMHGTDDQIVPIADSAPLSAKLVKNSTLKTFEKLPHGICTTHADLVIAELLAFIAD, encoded by the coding sequence ATGCGTACCGTCACCACCAAGGACGGCGTCCAGATCTTCTACAAGGACTGGGGTCCGAGGACAGGACAGCCGATCTTCTTCCACCACGGCTGGCCACTCTCCTCCGACGATTGGGATGCGCAGATGCTCGCCTTCGTCGGCAGGGGCTATCGCGTCATCGCTCATGACCGGCGCGGGCACGGACGCTCGAGCCAGGTGAGCGAGGGGCACGACATGGACCATTACGCTGCCGACGTCGCGGCGGTAGTCGAGCATCTCGATCTCCGCAACGTCGTCCATGTCGGCCATTCCACCGGTGGCGGCGAGGCGGCACGCTATGTCGCCCGCCACGGCAAGGGTCGCGTGGCCAGGCTGGTGCTGATCAGCGCCGTGCCGCCGCTGATGGTGAAGACATCTGCCAATCCGGGCGGCCTGCCGATCGAGGTGTTCGACGGACTGCGCGCGAAGCTCACCGCCAATCGCTCGCAGTTCTATCTCGATTTCGCGAGCGGTCCGTTCTTCGGCTACAATCGGCCGGGCGCGGAGCCTTCGCAGGCGGTCATCTGGAACTGGTGGCGCCAGGCCATGATGGGCGGCGCCAAGGCGCAGTATGACGGCATCCGCGCCTTTTCCGAGACCGACTTCACCGACGATCTCACCCGCATCACGGTGCCGACGCTGGTGATGCACGGCACTGACGACCAGATCGTGCCGATCGCCGACTCCGCCCCGCTCTCGGCGAAACTGGTGAAGAACAGCACGCTCAAGACGTTTGAGAAGCTGCCGCACGGCATCTGCACCACCCACGCCGATCTCGTCATCGCCGAGTTGCTCGCCTTCATAGCGGACTGA
- a CDS encoding NAD(P)/FAD-dependent oxidoreductase: MRLVIIGAGFAGMYAALSAARLRDLQGISPEELEIEVVAPQPTLVVRPRLYEPKPETLTAPLLPVLEEIDVRYVQGTAETVDTRSNSVGIVTGGGERRTLPYDRLVLATGSRLFRPDIPGITDHVFAVDQLDDAVTLDRHLHALARQPASAARDTVVVAGGGFTGIEAATEMPARLRTILGDNAAIRVVIVDRNDAIAPDMGAGPRPVIENALRKVGVETRLGAGVASVDAGGVTLASGERIESATVIWAAGMRAAPLTQQIPAERDNSGRLLVDRALRVPGVGGVFATGDAAKAACDDIGNYALMSCQHATRMGAFAGHNAAAELLGVPTIPYHQEAYVTCLDLGDAGALFTRGWDRHVEFVGAEAKKMKQEINTVWIYPPRAQRDVALASADPERVTDL, from the coding sequence ATGCGACTGGTCATCATCGGCGCCGGCTTCGCCGGCATGTATGCCGCCCTTTCCGCCGCGCGCCTGCGCGATCTCCAGGGTATCTCACCCGAGGAGCTCGAGATCGAAGTAGTGGCGCCGCAGCCGACGCTGGTGGTTCGTCCGCGCCTCTATGAGCCCAAGCCCGAGACGCTGACGGCGCCGTTATTGCCGGTGCTGGAGGAGATCGACGTCCGCTATGTGCAGGGCACCGCCGAGACGGTCGACACCCGGTCCAATTCGGTTGGGATCGTCACTGGTGGCGGCGAGCGCAGGACGCTGCCCTATGACCGGCTGGTGCTTGCCACCGGCAGCCGCCTGTTCCGCCCGGACATACCGGGGATCACCGATCATGTATTCGCCGTCGACCAACTCGACGACGCGGTTACACTCGACCGCCACCTGCACGCTCTGGCGCGCCAGCCGGCGTCGGCCGCACGCGACACCGTCGTCGTCGCCGGAGGCGGCTTCACCGGCATCGAGGCGGCGACGGAAATGCCGGCGCGCCTGCGGACTATCCTCGGCGACAACGCCGCTATCCGCGTCGTCATCGTCGACCGCAACGACGCCATCGCGCCCGACATGGGCGCCGGTCCGCGCCCGGTCATCGAGAACGCCCTGCGCAAGGTGGGCGTGGAGACGCGCCTCGGCGCCGGCGTCGCTTCGGTGGATGCGGGCGGCGTGACGCTCGCCAGCGGCGAGCGCATCGAGAGCGCGACGGTGATCTGGGCTGCCGGCATGCGCGCCGCGCCGCTGACCCAGCAGATCCCGGCCGAGCGCGACAATTCCGGCCGGCTGCTCGTCGACCGCGCCCTGCGCGTGCCGGGCGTGGGCGGCGTCTTCGCCACCGGCGATGCCGCAAAGGCGGCGTGCGACGACATCGGCAACTACGCGCTGATGTCCTGCCAGCACGCCACCCGCATGGGCGCCTTCGCCGGCCACAACGCCGCCGCCGAGCTGCTGGGCGTGCCGACCATCCCCTATCACCAGGAAGCCTATGTGACCTGCCTCGACCTCGGCGACGCCGGCGCGCTGTTCACGCGCGGCTGGGACCGCCACGTCGAGTTCGTCGGCGCTGAGGCCAAGAAGATGAAGCAGGAGATCAACACGGTGTGGATCTACCCGCCTCGTGCCCAGCGCGACGTAGCCCTCGCCTCGGCGGATCCCGAGCGCGTCACCGATCTCTAG
- a CDS encoding MBL fold metallo-hydrolase gives MNVQNTSAPRRTGHEELVPSRYAVRVGEIDVLIISDGVLPLPTKMLGHNVEPAARATWLNDMFLPTEAFDWALNVVVVRSGEQTILVDAGLGLDPDLNLPRAGQLIKRLAAVGIDLATVTDVILTHMHMDHVGGLLIDGVKDRLRPDLRIHVAAAEVEFWKAPDFSHVNMPAGFPDALRVTAKRFAKEYESHLRLFDQEAEVAPGVVVSRTGGHTPGHSVVRVASGSDRLMFAGDAVFAVGFEHPEWYNGFEHDPEEAARVRIRLLKELAATGSSLVATHLPFPSVGHVAVEGDHFRWVPIFWDY, from the coding sequence ATGAACGTGCAAAACACCTCCGCCCCCCGTCGAACGGGACACGAAGAACTGGTGCCCTCGCGCTACGCGGTGCGGGTCGGCGAGATCGACGTGCTGATCATCAGCGACGGCGTGCTGCCGCTGCCGACCAAGATGTTGGGACACAACGTCGAGCCGGCGGCACGAGCGACGTGGCTGAATGACATGTTCCTGCCAACCGAGGCTTTCGACTGGGCGCTGAACGTGGTCGTGGTCCGCAGCGGCGAGCAGACCATACTCGTAGATGCCGGGCTCGGCCTCGACCCGGACCTGAATCTGCCGCGGGCCGGCCAACTGATCAAGCGGCTCGCAGCCGTGGGCATCGACCTGGCGACGGTGACCGACGTGATCCTGACCCACATGCACATGGATCATGTCGGCGGACTCCTCATCGACGGAGTCAAGGATCGGCTGCGTCCGGATCTGCGGATCCATGTGGCCGCCGCCGAGGTCGAGTTCTGGAAGGCACCCGATTTCTCGCACGTCAATATGCCGGCCGGGTTCCCGGACGCGCTTCGCGTAACCGCGAAGCGCTTCGCGAAAGAGTATGAGAGCCATCTGCGGCTGTTCGACCAGGAAGCCGAGGTAGCGCCGGGCGTGGTTGTCTCTCGCACCGGCGGCCACACCCCCGGCCACAGCGTGGTCCGCGTAGCGTCCGGTAGCGACCGGCTGATGTTCGCCGGCGACGCCGTGTTCGCGGTCGGGTTCGAACACCCCGAATGGTACAACGGCTTCGAACATGACCCCGAAGAGGCGGCCCGCGTCCGGATCCGTCTTTTGAAGGAACTGGCGGCGACCGGATCATCGCTGGTGGCCACCCACCTGCCGTTCCCGTCGGTCGGTCATGTGGCGGTCGAAGGCGACCATTTCCGCTGGGTCCCGATCTTCTGGGACTACTGA
- a CDS encoding mechanosensitive ion channel family protein, giving the protein MSGDDYYLPLALINILGIAGIVVWHLQGPSRPTGRLIVQLLFFAGMCLVVYTGGIAPQQPDAVYTEGFAALLSKSARILWWTHLAWTIIGLIHIYVRLNRKPREAHLILDMAVAVIYLGVALSVMGFVFGMPVASLVTTSGVVALILGLALQNTLGDVFSGIALTLGKAYAIGDWVQLNDGTAGRVTETNWRSTNLLTGANNIVVLPNSMLARQGLTSLSRPDETHQITLVVRFAAVQSPHRIEEAMRSVLQASIRIVQDPPPAVALKSIDAVAVELELQFRVASLAMGTLAKNEIIELIHSQCKADGLALAFPAQSLVYVPAPTNRCGGHSACPRQGL; this is encoded by the coding sequence ATGTCTGGCGATGACTATTACCTGCCGCTTGCCCTTATCAACATCCTGGGCATTGCAGGCATCGTGGTCTGGCACCTTCAGGGCCCAAGCCGCCCGACAGGTCGCCTGATCGTCCAGCTCCTGTTCTTCGCCGGCATGTGCCTCGTTGTCTATACCGGGGGCATCGCGCCGCAACAGCCCGATGCAGTCTATACGGAGGGTTTCGCCGCGCTGCTGTCGAAGTCCGCCAGAATACTTTGGTGGACCCACCTTGCATGGACGATCATCGGTCTCATCCACATTTATGTCCGGCTCAACCGCAAGCCGCGGGAAGCACATCTCATCTTGGACATGGCCGTTGCCGTCATCTATCTCGGCGTGGCGCTGTCGGTTATGGGCTTCGTCTTCGGCATGCCCGTCGCATCCCTGGTGACGACCTCGGGCGTGGTCGCCCTCATATTGGGTCTCGCACTACAGAACACGCTCGGCGATGTCTTTTCCGGCATCGCGCTGACGCTCGGCAAGGCCTATGCGATAGGCGACTGGGTGCAGCTGAACGACGGCACCGCAGGACGGGTCACCGAGACCAACTGGCGCTCCACCAATCTGCTGACCGGAGCGAACAACATCGTCGTGCTGCCCAACAGCATGCTGGCGAGGCAAGGCCTGACCAGCCTCAGCCGTCCCGACGAGACGCATCAGATCACATTGGTCGTGCGCTTCGCCGCCGTGCAGAGCCCGCACCGGATCGAGGAAGCAATGCGGAGCGTACTGCAAGCGAGCATCCGCATCGTGCAGGATCCACCGCCGGCCGTTGCCTTGAAGTCCATCGATGCCGTGGCGGTCGAATTGGAGCTGCAGTTCCGCGTCGCCAGCCTGGCCATGGGAACGCTCGCCAAGAACGAGATCATCGAGCTCATCCACAGCCAGTGCAAAGCAGATGGGCTTGCCCTGGCCTTTCCCGCGCAAAGCCTGGTGTACGTGCCCGCACCTACGAATAGATGCGGAGGCCATAGTGCGTGCCCGCGCCAAGGGCTCTAA
- a CDS encoding LysR family transcriptional regulator has product MRPYFAEFLATFVDVVRAGSFSGAARRRAVTPSAVVRQIDALEDDLGVALFIRSTRALTLTDAGQRLHERAQRHLDELADTHAEVAAFDGSVSGTLRIACFPTFGKRYVLPVVAALQAEHPALNVELDLTERLADPVAERLDVVIRMGVLADSTLIATKLAPFTRLLVASPAYLARAGTPDSAADLSSHRLLDKLHGADLLGWRDVLGCPAGHAGAGVVAFRSDDFEALRAAAAEGLGVAFLSSWVVGPDVRVGKLARLGIAGEPWNDDSSGIYLLRALPQPSAKVRAFAEALRASIGSPPIWEP; this is encoded by the coding sequence ATGAGACCGTATTTCGCCGAATTCCTCGCCACCTTCGTTGATGTCGTGCGTGCGGGAAGCTTTTCCGGGGCCGCGCGCCGGCGCGCGGTAACGCCCTCGGCCGTGGTGCGGCAGATCGATGCGCTCGAGGATGATCTGGGTGTCGCGCTGTTCATCCGCTCGACACGGGCGCTCACGCTCACCGATGCCGGTCAACGCCTGCATGAGCGGGCACAGCGCCATCTCGACGAACTCGCCGATACGCATGCCGAGGTCGCCGCCTTCGACGGCTCCGTCTCCGGCACGCTGCGGATCGCCTGCTTCCCGACCTTCGGCAAGCGCTATGTCCTGCCGGTCGTCGCGGCGCTGCAGGCCGAGCACCCGGCTCTGAATGTCGAACTCGACCTGACGGAGCGGCTCGCCGATCCCGTGGCCGAGCGGCTTGATGTGGTCATCCGCATGGGCGTACTTGCCGATAGTACGCTGATCGCCACCAAACTGGCGCCCTTCACGCGGCTGCTGGTGGCGAGCCCCGCTTATCTGGCGCGGGCCGGTACGCCTGACAGCGCGGCGGACCTATCGTCGCATCGACTGCTCGACAAGCTGCATGGCGCCGATCTTCTCGGCTGGCGCGATGTGCTCGGTTGCCCTGCGGGCCATGCTGGCGCCGGCGTCGTGGCCTTCCGCTCGGATGATTTCGAGGCCCTGCGCGCGGCAGCCGCGGAAGGCTTGGGTGTTGCGTTCCTATCGAGCTGGGTTGTCGGACCGGATGTCAGGGTGGGAAAGCTGGCGCGGCTAGGAATCGCCGGTGAGCCATGGAACGACGACTCGTCAGGAATCTATCTGTTGCGGGCCCTGCCGCAGCCGAGCGCAAAGGTGCGAGCCTTCGCCGAGGCATTGCGTGCTTCCATTGGAAGTCCGCCGATTTGGGAGCCGTGA